The DNA window GGAAATCTCTTTTCCAGAGTAGAGAGAAGTGAAGATACTcttttatatattaattttagaaaaactaTTGCTTTAGTCTCATGGACTGTGCTTTTCTATGTCTTAACTTCTGGACCCATATTTAGTTCTCCCTAAGTGGAAATGAGGGATTTTAGAAGCAAACTCTTCTCACTACACTACTTTCTCATGTGTAGTCTCAGAAAGTCAGACCATTCAGTTCAAACTATGCACATAGAAATTCATTTCCTTGACTAGTATTAAGGAGATGTACGTGGTTGGCATGGTTAAAGAAAATGTGGACATGGAACAGGAAAGAATCACGTTTAGAAACTTTGATAAGATTTGGTAAGGCTGGAAGAGTAACAAGAAAAAGGCATTCTGCAGTCCATGAACTTGATACAAAAGGCACAAGACATGGCTCTTGAGCACCCTAACTATCGACCTTATTATCAGCCATTCTCCCAAAGTTTCAGGGAAGTTTGCTTTAATCAACAATACTAAAAGATTTGGTTCCTGGTGCAGTTTATCAGTTTTTCTTATCtctagtcttttttttctcagaccCTGTTTCCTCCCTTTGTCTGTAGCCACTTTAACTGCAAATGTGACTTACTGGCAGTGAAAATGGGAGAGAAAGAGCCCCAGATTTTCATAATACAGATTTAAAACATGGAAGCTCTGAAATACTTCcccttaaattttatttctgaagataCTATCAACCTTACTTCCTTTGTTTTAGCATTCAATGAAACGTTGTCTAATTTCACTCTGCCTTCTGCCAAAAATTCTTGATGGGCAAGATACTTATTATATCTTTTCCCAGTCCCTGTGAGTGCAATTTATCAGAAGTCACTCCTCTTTTCTCCAGTCACAAAGACATCTGCACCACTGCATACCTTGCACAGCCTCCTATTTCAGTGGAAACCAGCATTTAAAGTGTTGCATCTTAGAGCCCAAAGGAGACAAAAGCTTTATGGAAGATAGTTCTTTCTTTATATGCAAAACTCCTGTTGCCATTCACAAATCACTCAGGCTGCTATTATAACACCGAACAAGCTGGCATCACCCCTAAATACAGAAGATTCTGTGAAAGATTAGcagaacaaaaacaacaaaggaGTCATTAGAACACCTAGAAGataaaatgcttgaaaatatCTCCCCAAATTTCCTTGTTGCAAGAAAGTGATTGAGCCATAAATCAAAGCTATTCTTCTTTAGGGGATGTTTAGGGAGAAGGCAGTACAGTTTGTTACTATGTGCATCTAAAAACGAACTGCAGCTCTTACACTAATGGGGAAAAGCAGATAACTAATCACTGCCCTCAGTTATTTCAAATGCactcctcttttcttccagtaagaaaaaaaaaaaacaaaccttatttttaacagaatcaACATAAATGAATAGAATGTGGTTTTAATGCTAGGTTTCATTTTATTAACTTCTAGCTTTTCCTATGTTACATTTGCATTGcgaaaaaaactaaaacagtGGAATGTGTTGGATAGAtagattgtttctttttcaaaagtaacTTTCACCAGCAGGTGAATATTCATGTTACAGTTTTTGTACAgcatcacagaaaacaaatagtTATACAAAGTCAATAACTAGGGTCCCTTATGTGATGATACATAAGAAATaagacagagaaacagattGTCCAGCAAGTATTTGCTTTGAAGTCTTCACAAAAAAAGATCTATACCATTCATGGCattaaaaagttttgaaatCTGCTGGTTTTCAATCTATCTTtttgtcctgtcattccatcAACTTCATCTAAACATGCCTGAGGTCTGCAATAAGTAGTCGGATGAAAATGCTTATAataaacaacaagaaaaataatacctAACACCAGATATAAAATAGTTAAGATGATCACAAttgtaaaatgtatttccttgATAATGGAAGGTTTCCAGAACACATATACAAACAAAATACCTAGAGTTACTACAGTGTGAGTAGCATAATAAATAGAAATGCAAACTTTCGTTCTTCTCTCCTTTAtgttaaataatgtaaaaattagAATTATTCCAACTACAGTTCTGTACAGATATTCCACCTTCTTAGATTTGCAAAATGTTGTACATTGTTTCAAAGTCCAAATGAAGCCACAGATCCAAAGAAATATCAGCAGAATTACAGAAATTGTAACACTCAGTAGAGTGATAAGTGAAATACTGAGTACCCAAGAAGTGATGGTAAGCAGTTTATAGAAGAGATACATGAACTTGGAAGGCACACGAAATTCACCTTTGTCAGGCAGAGATTTTCATAATGACATCTGATAATCAACCATTGAAAAGGAGATACCacaaaaaagacataaaaatggCAGCATCTAGacaaaacacaaggaaaaatgttaaaCCAGAGAAGAAGATACTTACTTTACATTATAATATCTGAATGAAGTTTTGGACAAGTTTATGCTTCTTAACACTTTACCACAATTTTATATTTACTCTGTGCTCCAGAACAAGTCACCCTAATTTTAAGGCTCACTTTAGTTACCTAAATCTAGGCATCTGATACCTGTTTGGTATGCCTGTGTTATCCTGCCCAGCCTATGGTTCTTAAAGGTATTGCCTAAGTGACTTTTTATAGTGATTTGATAGCAATTAGTTTTGCCATGTTGCATGAGGATGTAAATCTGGACAAAAAGTTGTGGTGTGGTCTTAAGAAAAGCCTTGAACACTCTGAGCATGTTAATATCAGTCACTGTGTCAATagcttgttttttaatgaagttgGAAGGATCTGTTTCTGAAGCATCCCCACTGCTTTTTAGTTTAAATGCAGCTTGGCAGCCATATTTCAAAGCAAACCAATAcctaataaaaaaagaaaactgattagACAGCAGTTTTTAGAAGAGAAACCCAACAAAATTATATAGTCTAACAACAacttttcccatttcattttccaCTGATATTTATCTTTGAATGTAATCTAGTATCTTCTACTAAGCTAAaattttttctgatatctgtCTGGTATCAGAGATATCAGAAAATCGTTTAAGCCCAGCAATACTGTGCAATATAAAAACTAACAGAATCAGACTTGTCTGAATAAAGATTACAAGCTTTGTTTTGTTAGgttcttatttctttaaaagtactgcatttctgaaaattccCTTAGCATCTCTCCTCAGTCCCTCTTTGGGATACTCATTCACTTTTTTTGTATCTTTCTAAGAGTACTAGTGAATATCCAGCTCTGAACATCCACATCTATGTAAGTATAGTTTAGAGCCATAAGCCTCAAGTATAATCCTTGATGAATTGCAAACATATaacaaacttttttaaaaaaaaatcactacagTGTTACTTTCTAAATACTCAGGAATATAGCAGTGGATCACAGTCTCCTTCTGCTTACAAAGGGAGCTAGGAAGAATTCCTGACTCCTTCAGGGGTTATAAGTTTAACACCTTCAGTATCTTTAAAGATCAAATCCTTTGACCACAGGGGAGACAGCATCAGGGGTTCTTCCATAGCTACAACCAAGACAGCTGGGATTGGCAGGTGCTTGGTTAAGTGCATGCTAGAGGACTCATAACTTATTCCCTGATATGTTAAAGCATGTTGACCATACAAATGAGAATTGCAACATGGAAGCATTGGTAGGAGTAGGTGTGGAGCAGCTATGCTACTATTAAAGAGCCTTAGAGGAAGAGCCTTTGCTCTTCTCCTTGCAGAGATTCATTGACCGCATCCCTGCCATTCAGGCTGATTCCTGATTCCATGAGCTGGCTCTAGATCCATTATTTACTCCCAAAGGAAACCCTTTTCTACTTTTAtgtttttgtatgtttttcttaGTATTCTCTGAATAACCACTCATAAGTAAAGAACTGAACTGTTTGGCAAGGCATCTATAGCTTTTTCCGTTTATAAAACAATTAGTATTCCAAAACATATGGTTCTCATCTGAGATGTAAACATCTGGAAAGTTTGcaatgttttcaagaaaaaacaattgGGTAGACTGATCTGCTAGTTGTCCATGGACTCACTCACCAGAGCCTGTGTTTGTCCAAGCAGCAAGAAGTGGAAACCAGCTGCACAAATTTCAAGCCACGGAGCTCACAGCTGAGGAGGCAGGTGATATGCAGGGCATGTtgtaaaaggaatattttagcTGGATGCACACCTGAAATCACTTGTCAGTTTTTCGAAGTGCATTCCTTCTGAGCACGGTATACTAGGTTTATATTGTTATAAGATGGTATGCTATAGTACACCATGAAGTATACTCCTGACTGTATATAATACATTGGGTTTTTTCtagaaaagtcaaaatatttctattgcTCTTTAACTATATATTAAGCACAGTGATGTTCTCTGAGCTCCATGTGCCTTTGTCACTTACTGTAGTTCACTGTGAgaaatttttcatcatttaaaAGTATCTTGCGCTTACACTCCCATTGTCATCTGCCCATTTGGCATGCAATAGAAGGACATTTTAGGAAGGGTTCATAGCCAACTTTTAGGCCTAGTGTTGGACAACTGCATTCCCAGCCTAAGGCAAAGTTCAGTCCATACTAAAGAGTAAGTCAGGTTCAAATTTTCTCCTTTATCATGCCCATGGCTCACCTAAACCCTGTGCCTGCTCTGACCCTATCATAGTTATATTCCTATAATCTATTTTCCTATAATATATCTATTGCTGTAGAAGCTCTGTGCTTCAACATTCATAAACTGTAAAAAGTCTTTCCAAAAAGGTACTTCAACTCTAATAAAAAGACATTAACTGAAAGTATTGGATTAGTTATGTATTTTAAGTAGATGTCCATCTTAAACTGAAGGTGAAATGGGTATGTCAGTAATACAGACAAATGCAGGTttataatttactttttcttcctctaaattCATTACAGAGaatatgtttttcattaattcaaGGTATATTAGCTACTTGGAAGCCAACAGAgtaaaaaccccacaatttcTTTATAACTGGAATCATCATATGTGAATGGTAAAGAATTATCAGTTTCTAAATATCATATTTGCTttgacaggggaaaaaaaggtttctgcCTTTGCAGTGTTGCTTTGTGGAGAACAGAGATGATAGGGTTCCTACTTGTTATAAAAAATCATGGAAGCACAGCTCCACCATCTCTCTGTTCTTGAGATGCTCCTACATTTTCATCATCATTTCATAAGGGATGAAATTTGCTCCTTATCTCCTGTAAAATTAGGAAGGCTTTGTCTCTGACTGGGAATTCACAGAGGTGACAgctatttggttttgttgcttcaCAGCATCACAGCCTTCACATGTGACAGGCAAGCTGCCTTGCCAACGTTTCCATATCACATGCTTCCTCTCAGATTTCCAGTGAGGACTTTGCAACACAATCCCAGCATTACACTACACATCCCATCTCATCACACACTACACTGTTGAAGATTTGGGTGCCATTTAGAAGTTCATACAGGCAGGGTGTGAGCAGCCTGGCAGTAAGGATTGTCCTGTCTAAATTCTGGTCACGCTGTCTCAGTATTCAGCATAATATAAATCATATAAATCCttaatcaaaggaaaaatactctCTGTTGCATACTAAACTTCACCTTCTAAGTATCAAAATACTGGGATTAAATCCACGAAACTGATGCAACTAAGTCAGGACTTAGGTCAGtaaatatatattaagaaaatgtGATCGAAcacaaagaatcatagaatagtttagATTAGAAAAGACTTTAAGACCTTCAAGTCCAACCATTGCTCTAACACTACCAAGTCCACCaccaaaccatgtccctaagtgccacatctacatgtcttttaaatagcTCCATGGTTGGTGACgtcaccacttctctgggcagcctgtttcaataCTTGTCAAACCttgcagtgaagaaatttttcctaattccAATCTAAGCCTTCCAGGGGCAAGttgaggctgtttcctttcctctcatcctatcacttgttacttgagAGAAGAGATTCACCTGCACCTCACTACAGCCTGCTTTCAATTGTGGAGAGCAATGAGTTTGACACAGGCTGTAGGGTAATGTAACCTCAGCGACACCTCCAAGCTAGATGAACCATCATACTTGCTATTACTCAGTTCCACTTGCAGAGCCTCACACCTGTTGTGGCAGGACACCTGTGAAGGTAGTCACAAAGACACACCTGGGAAGGAACTTGTTGCCATTGCCCCGTAGCCTTAAGTCGCTGTGCTCAGCCAGGTGGAGACAGGATAGGGAATTGTCCATATCATGTCCTGTGACTGTTGGGCCTGTCTCAGGGAAGGCCAGGTGTGATTCTATCTGTCTGCCCCTCCCTGATACTCCTCAGCCTACTCACTTCCTCACGGAGCTCTGCCACTGTGCAGAGGAATTCCTTTACCTGGATGCACCTCCCACACGTGTGCTC is part of the Chiroxiphia lanceolata isolate bChiLan1 chromosome 1, bChiLan1.pri, whole genome shotgun sequence genome and encodes:
- the XKR9 gene encoding LOW QUALITY PROTEIN: XK-related protein 9 (The sequence of the model RefSeq protein was modified relative to this genomic sequence to represent the inferred CDS: substituted 1 base at 1 genomic stop codon), with amino-acid sequence MMKFTKQNFFVLVGGIIIYVVDIGVDFXVASKYFCQGQYSWSILTLCFRGLSSLVTQIFSYEWFKNDWEGTDTGKLKWIFLVHLFHCGIFIRYWFALKYGCQAAFKLKSSGDASETDPSNFIKKQAIDTVTDINMLRVFKAFLKTTPQLFVQIYILMQHGKTNCYQDAAIFMSFLWYLLFNG